TTCACCTTCCACGGGAAGCAGGCCCATGCTTCATCCGCGCCGGAGAAGGGCATCAGCGCGCTGGATGCGCTCATTAACGCTTTCGTGGCGATCAATGCGCTGCGGCAGTTTATGAAGGAAGACGTACGGATTCACGGAATCATCACCAAGGGCGGAGATGCGCCGAACGTCGTGCCGGAGCTGTGTGAGGCGGTGTTCATCCTGCGAGCGGCGAATGTCGAGGAGCTGGAAACCGTGCGGGAGAAAGCATACCGGGCCGTGCGGCACGCGGCGGAAGGCGTCGGGGCGACGGTTGACATCGCGGAAGGGCTCATCTATGCGGAACGTAACAACAACAAGGTCATGGCCGGACTGTTCCAAAAAAATCTGGAGCGCATGGGCATCGAAGTCAGCGAGCCGCCGCAAAAAGGCGGGGTCGGCTCCTCCGACATCGGCAACGTCAGCCAACTGACGGCGGCGATACATCCGTACATTCGTCTTGGCGACGCAACGACGCATACGCCGGAATTCGCCCGGCTTGCAGGGGCGGAAGAGGGCATGATCGAGTTAAACCGGGCGGCCAAGGCGCTCGCCATGACCGCATTCGATCTGTGTGCCGACCCGGAGGCGTTGAGGCGCGTACGCAGCGAGTTTGAAGAATGGAAACAGCAAAGAAAAGAGGGCGGCAGGATTGGGTAATATGGCAACATCAGGTTCACGCAAACGGTTTAAAATGCCTCATACGTTCGTCATTCTGGTTATTTTGATTTTTGTGGCGGCAGCGCTGACCTATGCCGTCCCGGCCGGCAAGTTCGACCGCGTTAAAGATAAAGCGACAGGCAAATCGCTGCTGGTTACCGGCTCCTATCATCATGTCGATCCGAGCCCGGTGCAGCCGGTCGAAATTCCGAAATCGATCGTTCATGGGCTGATCGATTCGGCCGATGTGGTCTTTTTTATCTTCATTATCGGCGGGGCGTTTCAAATCATTTCGTCCACCGGCACGATTGAAGCGGTGACTGCGAGGGTGGCCAAAACGTTCGCTAACAAAGGGAAGTGGGTTATTCCGGTCTTCCTCACCTTGTTCTCGGTCGGCGGCTTCACGATGGGGATGTCGACCGAGGTGATGGTGTTCGTGCCGATCGGCATCGCCATCGCCCGGGCGCTCGGCTTCGACGCCTTGACGGGAACGGCGATGATTTCCCTGGGGGCCTCCTGCGGCTTCACGGCGGGTATCCTGAATCCGTTTAACGTCGGTCTGGCGCAGGCAATCGCTCAAGTACCTATGTTCTCGGGAGCATGGCTGCGAATCATTTTACTTGTCTGTTTGATTACGGTGACAAGCCTGTACTTGGTCCGATATGCCGGCAGGGTGAGAAAAGACCCGGCTCAAGGACTCGTGTACGATCTGGAGCAGTCCGCCGTAACGGAAAAAGTCGACTTCTCCAAGCTGCCGACGATGCAGCTGAAGCACTACCTCACCATTGCGGCGATTGTAATCGGATTTGCGCTGCTCATTTGGGGCGTTTCCAAAAAAGGCTGGTGGATGGAGGAGCTCGGCGCTCTTTTCCTCACGATGGGCGTCATCTCCGGCTTCTGTGCCGGCTTCGGGCCGAGCCGGATCGCAAGCGAATTCGTAAAAGGCGCAAGCTCCATTACGTACGGCGCGTTTATCATCGGGATCGCCAGAGGGATCATGGTCGTGCTCGATCACGGCAATGTCATCGATACGATCGTGAACGGCCTCGCTGCGCTCGTAGGCGAGCTGCCGGGCTCGGTGCAGGTGCTGGGGATGTACGTCTTCCAGAACGTGATGAACGTGTTCATCACATCGGGCACAGGCATGGCGGTCACGACGATGCCGATCATGGTGCCGCTGTCCGATCTGCTCGGTGTTACGCGGCAGACCTCCGTGCTGGCCTTCCAGCTCGGTGACGGCATCTCGAACATGATTTTGCCGACCTCTTCGGCTTTGATGGGAAGCTTGGCGGTGTCGGGGATCACTTACCAGAAGTGGGTCCGCTTCTTCTGGCCGCTCATGCTGATGTGGCTGGCGATCGGCGCCGTGTTCGTCATCGTGGCCAATATCATCAAATATGCTTAAGCGTTGAAGTACCCGATAGCTTAATGGGCCGCCCGGTTCTCATCCGCGGCGGCTTCTGCGTAACAGCTTTTGTTTCCGTTAGAGCTCAGCGTGCATTGGACCTACTGACCGGGGGCTTTCGCCCAATGTTGTCAGGTTAAGTCCAAACAGCTTGCTGCGTCTATCCCGGGTCATAAAGGAACTGCAGTGCGCTATAATGGCCATTTAGACGGATTCGCCAAGAATAAAGGAACTCGGATGCGTTATTTTCCTGTTTTTCCAGCCATCAAGCGATATTCCGTTTATTAACGCATCTCAGTTCCTCTATTTTCCGGATGTGCTTATTTTCCCGAGAATAGCGAATGTGAGTTCCTCTATGTTTGGTGATCGCCTGCTATGTTGAACCGCAAAAAAAATCCGCGCTGAATCAGCACGGATGTGGACTCATTATAACGGGTATCCCTTAGGATCCGGTTATATCCGTTTTTTAAACTAAATCCGGGGCTTTCAATCCGAAACGTGCCGAGGTGCTTACAGTTACTTGACCAGCGCCGCCCTCAGGCCGGTAATGCCGAACTCCAGATAACCTTTTAAACAGGTTAACATGTAGACCCAGCCTTCTTTGTTGCCTACCAATTGATCGATCAGATCGGGATCGTTTTCGTTAAATCCTTCTTCGTTGATTTCAACGATGGTGCCCGAGTCCTCCGATTCTGTCAGCTTAATCGTCACAACATGCACGGCCTCCCCGTACCCCCACCGGAAAACGATTTTCCTGCTTGGCTCGATCTCCACAATGTCGATATCGCCCTGGGCGCCATACTCGTCATAACGGAGTGTAATCGTTTTGCCCGCCTCCCATCGTTCGGAACTGGATGAAAACCAGAAACCGCCGATTTTGGCCGGGTCAACGAAAGCTTCAAATACTTCTCCGGCGGGCCGGAGTATTTTCATTTTCGTAAGGTTGTTCACGATACATTCCCTCTTTCGTCCGGGTAGAGTTGCTTATCAGGCTTCAGGGCAATTGAATCCCCAGGATTTCCGCATATCGCTTATGCAGCTCCGGCCAACCGAAATTCATCGCGTTATGCCCCACCATGGAAGGCATCTGCTTGCCGGCCAGCGTACCCGCAAGGCCGTCGAGGCAAAGGTGCCATCCCGCCGCATAAGACGGTGCCTGCTGGCGGTCCGCGAAACGATGGCGCAAAGTCAGGATAGTCTTCTCTCCATCGCGGCTCAGTTCCCAGCGCAAAATATCGTCGCCCCACTTGAAGACGAGCAGGTGCGGGGCATTCGCTTCCAGGACATACCCCGGCACCTCTTCCGCCTCAGGCATGTCGATATGCGCCAGCTGTACCGCTCCGGGAACGGTCAAATCCCTGTCCGTCGTAAAAGGCCCCCAGCTCGGAATTTGCTCCGCCTGGGTGAGCGCATCCCATACTTCCTCGCAAGGATGCTCCAAGGTCCGGACAAGCACAAGCACCCATTCGTCTCCGTCCCGGTCCAGCCGGGGATTTTCAAAAACGTGTGAATTCATTGTTGGGCTTCCTCCCGTAATTTTTTTCTTCGGTCCAAATGCTCCGCCAGCTTGTCTACGTGCCGATTCCATGTCATCCGGTAAGCGCTGAGCCATTCGTCGATCTCCGCGAGCGGACCGGCATCCAGAGAGTAGATGCGGCGCTGCGCCTCGACTTTGACCCGGACAAGGCCGCTGGCGCGGAGCGTGCGCAGATGCTTGGAGATCAAGGGCTGCGACATTCCCAGGTCGCTGACCAGCTCGGTGACGCTGGAATCGGACTTAAGCAGCCTGTCCAGGATGCGCCTGCGGGAAGGCTCGGCAATAACGGCATAGGTGTCTAACAAGGCGATCGCCCTCCTTTTACGTCACACCAATTATAAACGCAGGGTTATATAACTGTCAATTCATATTATGGTTTCCCGGCACACTCGGATCAAACAGGCGCTGACTCGACAATAACAGGGTTCCGAAGCGTTTTGGAGGAGATACTAAGCGACAAATCGCTGGCGGCTGCTGCTTGTGACGGTATTTGCTCATATGTGACTGATT
The window above is part of the Paenibacillus hamazuiensis genome. Proteins encoded here:
- a CDS encoding YfcC family protein, whose amino-acid sequence is MATSGSRKRFKMPHTFVILVILIFVAAALTYAVPAGKFDRVKDKATGKSLLVTGSYHHVDPSPVQPVEIPKSIVHGLIDSADVVFFIFIIGGAFQIISSTGTIEAVTARVAKTFANKGKWVIPVFLTLFSVGGFTMGMSTEVMVFVPIGIAIARALGFDALTGTAMISLGASCGFTAGILNPFNVGLAQAIAQVPMFSGAWLRIILLVCLITVTSLYLVRYAGRVRKDPAQGLVYDLEQSAVTEKVDFSKLPTMQLKHYLTIAAIVIGFALLIWGVSKKGWWMEELGALFLTMGVISGFCAGFGPSRIASEFVKGASSITYGAFIIGIARGIMVVLDHGNVIDTIVNGLAALVGELPGSVQVLGMYVFQNVMNVFITSGTGMAVTTMPIMVPLSDLLGVTRQTSVLAFQLGDGISNMILPTSSALMGSLAVSGITYQKWVRFFWPLMLMWLAIGAVFVIVANIIKYA
- a CDS encoding SRPBCC domain-containing protein, whose product is MNSHVFENPRLDRDGDEWVLVLVRTLEHPCEEVWDALTQAEQIPSWGPFTTDRDLTVPGAVQLAHIDMPEAEEVPGYVLEANAPHLLVFKWGDDILRWELSRDGEKTILTLRHRFADRQQAPSYAAGWHLCLDGLAGTLAGKQMPSMVGHNAMNFGWPELHKRYAEILGIQLP
- a CDS encoding SRPBCC family protein translates to MNNLTKMKILRPAGEVFEAFVDPAKIGGFWFSSSSERWEAGKTITLRYDEYGAQGDIDIVEIEPSRKIVFRWGYGEAVHVVTIKLTESEDSGTIVEINEEGFNENDPDLIDQLVGNKEGWVYMLTCLKGYLEFGITGLRAALVK
- a CDS encoding M20 family metallopeptidase; its protein translation is MNNDELNRQKQWIERAVDARDEQLRRIALQIHAHPELSFHEHQAQRWLTEPLVEAGFDVELGIAGLETSFRATWEGMPGGPTVALLAEYDALPAIGHACGHNLIGTAAVGAALALKDACPELPGKIIVLGTPAEEEGGGKIVMCNEGVLDGIDAAMMCHPQNKTMVLRGALACVDATFTFHGKQAHASSAPEKGISALDALINAFVAINALRQFMKEDVRIHGIITKGGDAPNVVPELCEAVFILRAANVEELETVREKAYRAVRHAAEGVGATVDIAEGLIYAERNNNKVMAGLFQKNLERMGIEVSEPPQKGGVGSSDIGNVSQLTAAIHPYIRLGDATTHTPEFARLAGAEEGMIELNRAAKALAMTAFDLCADPEALRRVRSEFEEWKQQRKEGGRIG
- a CDS encoding ArsR/SmtB family transcription factor is translated as MLDTYAVIAEPSRRRILDRLLKSDSSVTELVSDLGMSQPLISKHLRTLRASGLVRVKVEAQRRIYSLDAGPLAEIDEWLSAYRMTWNRHVDKLAEHLDRRKKLREEAQQ